One Desulfovibrio sp. UCD-KL4C genomic region harbors:
- a CDS encoding flavodoxin domain-containing protein, with product MRPVQIKEGIHWVGVVDWNCRNFHGYALSSKGTTYNAFYVEDEKRALVDTVPAAFESQFLCSVSQLTELEKIDYIVVNHLEPDHSGCLARMVELCKPEKIFISPMGAKSLATFFDCKDWPIVIANSGDEISLGKKTLRFYETKMLHWPDNMFTCIPEAKMLISSDAFGQNWATSERFADEVSKEKVTDLMAQYYANIVNPYSPKVTKTIEFLESINLDIDTLCPDHGLMFRGEDVAYACQKYVEYAEQRTTNKAVIIYDTMWKSTERMANAIASGLADEGISVRIMNVKANHHSDIMSEVFDAGAVILGSPTHNNGILPGMADVLTYVKGLRPQNKIGACFGSFGWSGECVKILREWLEKMNMEIIDPNIKVKNRPDHKSYEECYELGREIAKAIKIKNA from the coding sequence GTGAGACCTGTTCAAATAAAAGAAGGTATCCATTGGGTTGGAGTTGTTGACTGGAATTGCCGCAACTTCCACGGTTATGCTCTTTCCTCTAAGGGTACAACATACAATGCCTTTTACGTTGAAGACGAAAAAAGAGCTCTAGTTGATACTGTTCCGGCCGCATTTGAAAGCCAGTTCCTTTGCTCAGTATCCCAGCTAACTGAACTTGAAAAAATTGACTATATTGTAGTTAACCATTTAGAGCCAGACCATTCAGGCTGTCTTGCCCGTATGGTTGAACTTTGCAAACCTGAAAAGATTTTCATTTCACCCATGGGAGCAAAGTCACTTGCCACTTTCTTTGACTGCAAAGACTGGCCTATAGTTATTGCAAATTCCGGAGATGAAATTTCCTTAGGTAAAAAAACTCTCCGTTTTTACGAAACCAAAATGCTCCACTGGCCTGACAACATGTTTACCTGCATACCTGAAGCTAAAATGCTTATTTCAAGTGATGCATTTGGACAGAACTGGGCAACCAGCGAAAGATTTGCAGATGAAGTAAGCAAAGAAAAAGTAACTGACCTTATGGCTCAGTACTATGCTAACATCGTCAATCCTTACTCTCCTAAAGTCACAAAAACCATTGAATTTTTAGAAAGTATTAACCTTGATATCGACACTCTTTGTCCTGACCACGGGTTGATGTTTAGAGGTGAAGATGTCGCGTATGCTTGTCAAAAATACGTAGAATACGCTGAGCAGAGAACCACAAACAAAGCTGTCATCATCTATGACACCATGTGGAAATCCACAGAGCGTATGGCTAATGCGATTGCTTCCGGCCTCGCAGACGAAGGTATCAGCGTTAGAATCATGAATGTGAAAGCTAACCATCATAGCGACATTATGTCTGAAGTTTTTGACGCAGGAGCAGTCATTCTTGGCTCACCTACTCATAACAACGGGATCCTTCCCGGCATGGCTGATGTTCTTACTTATGTTAAGGGTCTAAGACCTCAGAACAAAATAGGTGCTTGTTTCGGTTCATTCGGCTGGAGCGGAGAATGCGTTAAGATTCTCAGAGAATGGCTGGAAAAAATGAACATGGAAATTATTGATCCTAATATTAAGGTTAAAAACCGCCCTGATCATAAATCCTATGAGGAATGTTATGAACTGGGACGCGAAATCGC
- the rd gene encoding rubredoxin: protein MKYVCTICGWVYDPAEGDPDGGIAAGTKFEDIPDDWECPVCGASKDDFEPES, encoded by the coding sequence ATGAAATATGTATGTACTATATGTGGCTGGGTTTATGACCCTGCTGAAGGCGACCCTGATGGCGGAATAGCTGCCGGAACTAAATTTGAAGACATTCCTGACGATTGGGAATGCCCTGTCTGCGGAGCATCCAAGGATGACTTCGAGCCAGAGTCCTAA
- a CDS encoding rubredoxin, with translation MNNPEEMYQCQVSNCGYIYSPDKGDKKGKIAKGTQFKDLPEDWKCPICGATKKSFKSLA, from the coding sequence ATGAATAATCCAGAAGAAATGTATCAGTGTCAGGTTAGTAATTGCGGTTATATTTACAGCCCTGATAAAGGCGACAAGAAAGGTAAAATCGCGAAAGGAACTCAGTTTAAGGATCTACCTGAAGATTGGAAGTGTCCTATTTGCGGAGCTACCAAAAAGTCATTTAAATCTTTAGCTTAA
- a CDS encoding desulfoferrodoxin, with product MAKLFEIYKCEACGNITMVMHAGEGNLACCGTDMKLMTENTVDAAKEKHVPVIEKIEGGYRVSVGSVPHPMEEKHYIEWIELVSGNNRYLKKLNPGDAPVAEFCGCKFGDEPITAREYCNLHGLWKA from the coding sequence ATGGCTAAACTTTTTGAGATCTACAAATGTGAAGCATGCGGTAATATCACTATGGTCATGCATGCCGGTGAAGGCAACCTTGCTTGCTGCGGAACAGACATGAAACTCATGACTGAAAATACCGTTGATGCAGCAAAAGAAAAACATGTTCCTGTCATTGAAAAAATCGAGGGCGGCTACAGAGTTTCTGTTGGTTCTGTCCCTCATCCTATGGAAGAAAAACATTACATTGAATGGATTGAGCTTGTTTCCGGTAATAATCGTTACCTGAAAAAACTTAACCCAGGCGATGCTCCTGTAGCAGAATTCTGCGGATGTAAATTCGGAGATGAACCTATTACCGCACGTGAATACTGTAACTTACACGGTCTCTGGAAAGCATAA
- the rbr gene encoding rubrerythrin produces MAGLKGSRTEKNILTAFAGESQARNRYTYFASQAKKDGFIQISKIFEETANQEKEHAKRLFKLLEGGDVEVAASFPAGIIGTTADNLLAAAAGENEEWQHMYPSFAKIAEEEGFTTIAAIFRAIAVAEEFHEKRYLTLAKNIKDGKVFKKDSTVVWQCQNCSYIHTGDEAPHQCPACAHPQAHFQLVSENY; encoded by the coding sequence ATGGCTGGATTGAAAGGTTCCCGTACTGAAAAAAATATTCTAACTGCCTTTGCAGGTGAATCACAGGCCCGTAATCGCTACACATATTTTGCTTCACAAGCAAAAAAAGACGGCTTCATTCAAATCTCTAAAATATTTGAAGAAACAGCTAATCAAGAAAAAGAACACGCTAAACGTCTGTTCAAACTCCTTGAAGGCGGAGATGTAGAAGTAGCCGCTTCATTTCCTGCAGGAATTATCGGAACAACAGCAGACAATCTTTTAGCTGCTGCTGCAGGCGAAAATGAAGAATGGCAGCACATGTACCCATCTTTTGCAAAAATAGCTGAAGAAGAAGGATTTACAACAATTGCCGCCATCTTTAGAGCAATTGCCGTTGCAGAAGAGTTTCATGAAAAACGTTATCTTACCCTTGCTAAAAATATTAAAGACGGTAAAGTGTTTAAAAAAGACTCTACCGTGGTATGGCAGTGTCAGAACTGCAGCTACATCCACACAGGTGATGAAGCTCCTCATCAGTGTCCAGCCTGCGCACATCCACAGGCGCACTTCCAGCTAGTTAGCGAGAACTATTAA
- a CDS encoding Fur family transcriptional regulator, which yields MKIGQRRSKQRELILEELKGVTCHPTADELYELVRKRISNISLGTVYRNLELMASTGVILKIESGGKNRFDGNATPHPHMRCTECGKVEDLMFPVNVPVPDQLEASGYKVTGCTIEYYGICPDCKNIC from the coding sequence ATGAAAATAGGACAAAGAAGATCAAAACAAAGAGAACTCATACTTGAAGAGTTAAAGGGTGTTACATGTCACCCGACTGCTGACGAACTTTATGAGTTAGTCAGAAAGAGGATTAGTAACATCAGTCTAGGTACTGTTTACAGAAACCTGGAGTTGATGGCTTCAACCGGAGTAATCCTTAAAATAGAATCAGGTGGCAAAAACCGATTTGACGGGAATGCTACGCCCCATCCTCATATGAGATGTACGGAATGCGGCAAAGTTGAAGACTTAATGTTTCCTGTAAATGTCCCTGTCCCGGACCAATTGGAAGCCAGTGGATATAAAGTTACAGGATGTACCATTGAATACTATGGGATATGCCCAGACTGTAAAAATATCTGTTAA
- a CDS encoding LytTR family DNA-binding domain-containing protein, which yields MPSLKTLILHPDSRVRSAIRESLRGVKVVRLLGETVCANEALELHKEVSYGIIFLALDFNEGISGIELAQTLGASKNKPGLIFIAEDETNAYLAFELGAVDYLIWPPDEDRMAKTVERISRFKSHFREIPEPSDWKESGTGVETGEETLQLPLEEEEQDRFLAALKHAWDYSQTRQPEIEKLPVSQDGRMILIPYTQIIFVEAYEDYSYVHTATQKFLTSHRLKALEERLEPHRFFRVHRKYLVNLEMVTEVASLPGSNFMLRTAGRTRIELPISRRRIGKLKQILGM from the coding sequence TTGCCCAGCCTCAAGACGTTAATTCTTCATCCAGACTCAAGGGTCCGCTCAGCTATCCGTGAAAGTTTGCGGGGAGTGAAAGTTGTGCGTTTGCTCGGTGAAACAGTGTGTGCTAATGAAGCTCTTGAGCTGCATAAAGAGGTTAGTTACGGGATTATCTTCTTAGCTCTAGATTTTAATGAAGGAATTAGCGGTATTGAGCTTGCGCAAACTCTTGGAGCCAGTAAAAATAAGCCGGGATTAATTTTCATAGCTGAGGATGAAACAAACGCATATTTGGCATTTGAACTCGGCGCAGTCGATTATCTTATTTGGCCTCCCGATGAAGACAGAATGGCAAAAACCGTTGAACGGATTTCCAGATTTAAGAGCCATTTTCGCGAGATTCCTGAGCCATCTGATTGGAAGGAGTCTGGCACAGGTGTAGAAACCGGTGAGGAAACTTTACAACTTCCTCTTGAAGAAGAAGAGCAGGATAGATTTCTGGCCGCTTTGAAACATGCATGGGATTATTCACAAACCCGTCAGCCTGAAATTGAAAAACTTCCCGTCAGTCAAGACGGGCGCATGATTCTTATCCCGTATACTCAAATAATTTTCGTAGAAGCCTACGAAGATTATTCCTATGTGCACACCGCAACACAGAAATTTCTTACCTCTCACAGGCTCAAAGCTCTTGAAGAGCGTCTTGAACCTCACCGTTTTTTCAGAGTTCATCGCAAATATTTAGTAAATCTTGAAATGGTCACGGAAGTAGCTTCTCTGCCTGGCAGTAATTTCATGTTGCGTACGGCAGGACGTACACGGATAGAGCTTCCCATCAGTAGAAGGCGGATAGGTAAACTGAAACAGATACTGGGGATGTAA